A single region of the Silene latifolia isolate original U9 population chromosome 8, ASM4854445v1, whole genome shotgun sequence genome encodes:
- the LOC141594834 gene encoding cysteine-rich receptor-like protein kinase 34, with the protein MVDQARDLDDFDSLQPMIFTYASVKRATSNFAEVNQVGQGSFGEGKLSNGEVVAIKRLARNSGQGLDQFKNEVMLLAKLHHKNLVKLIGFCMSKTERVLIYVSLPNSSLDHILFGPRQASLGWESRFRIIIGVANAVLYLHEDSRFKIIQRDLKPSNILLDHQLNPKVADLGLARLFNDDQSQSDIKGIVGTPGYMAPEYARQGKISTKSDVYSLGIMILEVVTGQRNGFSDQQPDEQGLIPRMSNLT; encoded by the exons ATGGTTGATCAAGCAA GGGACTTGGATGACTTTGATAGTCTACAACCTATGATATTTACCTATGCGAGTGTTAAAAGAGCAACGAGTAACTTCGCAGAGGTAAACCAAGTTGGACAAGGTAGTTTCGGAGAG GGAAAACTTTCAAATGGTGAAGTGGTGGCAATAAAAAGGCTCGCAAGAAACTCTGGACAAGGGTTAGATCAATTCAAGAATGAAGTCATGTTACTTGCGAAGCTACACCATAAAAATTTGGTGAAGTTGATTGGATTCTGCATGTCAAAAACCGAAAGAGTCTTAATCTATGTGTCCTTACCAAACTCGAGTCTCGATCACATTCTTTTCG GCCCAAGGCAAGCTAGTCTAGGATGGGAATCTCGATTCAGAATTATCATAGGGGTTGCAAATGCAGTTTTGTATCTACATGAGGATTCACGATTTAAGATCATTCAACGTGATCTGAAACCAAGCAACATCCTTCTTGATCATCAATTGAACCCTAAAGTTGCCGATCTTGGCCTTGCTAGATTATTTAATGATGATCAATCGCAATCTGACATAAAGGGGATCGTAGGCACTCC AGGCTACATGGCTCCCGAGTACGCAAGACAAGGCAAGATCTCAACAAAGTCCGATGTATATAGTCTAGGAATCATGATTCTCGAAGTCGTAACTGGTCAAAGAAACGGCTTCTCTGACCAACAACCGGACGAACAAGGTCTAATACCCCGCATGAGTAATCTTACTTAG